Proteins from a genomic interval of Lycium ferocissimum isolate CSIRO_LF1 chromosome 2, AGI_CSIRO_Lferr_CH_V1, whole genome shotgun sequence:
- the LOC132048353 gene encoding uncharacterized protein LOC132048353, whose amino-acid sequence MPAAGQSYEFLFQITSLGFLEKFQLDFNVCICEVYQSNDSITNILLIPGVTGYPKGIPLSHLSSIYEMLLIDHDNWANLESIQVCYLFSFALSSNRYSCEILPMRSVVFVVNVIS is encoded by the exons ATGCCTGCAGCCGGTCAGTCCTATGAGTTCCTTTTTCAGATAACCTCACTTgggtttttggaaaaatttcagCTTGATTTCAATGTGTGCATATGTGAAG tttatCAATCCAATGACTCTATTACCAACATACTACTGATACCAGGAGTTACAG GATATCCAAAAGGTATTCCTTTGAGTCACCTGTCTTCCATCTATGAAATGCTTTTGATAGATCATGATAATTGGGCAAATTTGGAGTCTATACAAGTTtgctatttattttcttttgctcTTTCATCTAATAGGTATTCTTGTGAAATACTTCCAATGAGAAGTGTTGTGTTTGTAGTCAATGTTATATCGTAA